DNA from Ictalurus punctatus breed USDA103 chromosome 7, Coco_2.0, whole genome shotgun sequence:
AAAATCCCAGTTTCTGTTATACTGTATGATATGGACAAGGAGGTATCTTCATTTGCCTTTCAATCTTGGTGCCATATGAGAACCCCACACTTTCTTGTACCAGCATTCAGACATTCTAGcccacatttaaaatattagaaatgTGCCTTTGGAGGGAAAACAGAAGGAATGACTTGTACTTTTGGGGGGGATTTTGAGTTTTAAGATATTTCAGTTaacttttaatattttcatgCTTCAGACAGAatacaaaaacatgcagattgatataatattgtgtgtgtgcctgcgtgtgtgttttaaggTCTGAAGAATGACATTTTGGAGAAGGAGACTGAGTTGGCTATGTTGAATCTTGAAATAACTAAGCTCGAGGATGTTAAGGTAGCcatgaaaaccttttttttgtgtgtgtgtgcttaagacttaatataatattttatatatatatatatatatatatatatatatatatatatatatatatatatatatatatatacatatatatatacatatatatatatacatatatatatatatatataggcatgTAGTTAATAGTTAACTTTGTGTTTCTTTAACTTAACATTAGATATTATTAATTTTCTGTAGGCTGTGTCAATCATTGAATTACAcctttgataaataaatacatttaaatataaactggTCACAATTACTAGTAAACATCATTTATTTTAGGAAATTTTATGTAATTGTGTTGCAAAGTTGtgaaattctaaaaaaaaaaaattattaaaagggtataatttgtgtgtttgtgtgtattgtaGAGTCTGCAGCAGCAACAGCTGGATCGTATAGCTGAGCTGAAGGAGGAGGTGGTTACTGTAAACTGTCATCACTGCAAGACTCTCCATACTCTAAAAGCTAAAAGTCTCATGGAAAAGGAGCGCTACAAGGCTGAGTCTAAACGCATGCTATGGGAAGTCATCTGCCAAGTTAATAAGGTGAGTATAGCgctatacacatgcatacacacaaaccAGTTCACTGAATTcttctctgactctctctcgctctctctcccagGACGCTTCTGTCTCTATGCTTTCTTACATACAGCAGGTGACTGAAGAGAATTTTTGTATGTATAAAGAACTGCAGCAGCTGATCCAGAGAGCTCAAGCTCTGCGCAGCCACCAGCAGTTCCTGCAGACGCAGCGCAGACAAATCCTGCTGGAGAAAAAGTGTGTGCAGGAGCTGCAGCGTTTGCGTACCTCCACAGCACAAGGGGGCATCAGTACAGGAGTAGCTGCAGATCCTGCGATACTGGATAATAACCCATGCTTTGATTAGTTTTATGTTCACCTAATATAACTTATTGTACAAGTTGATTATTCTGTTATTTTTTTAGGTTGggattttaaattaaatgtgaaCTCATTTTATAATGAGAAagccttagtgcagcttttgatactatagatcacactattctccttgatagattagaaaatgttgtgggtattaagggaacagccctctcctggctcaggtcttatctgaccgatcgttatcagttcgtagatgtaaatggtgatttctccatgcgtactgaggtaacttttggagttccacagggttctgttttaggcccactgttctttactttatatatgctacccctaggacaaattattcataaacatagaattagcttccactggcatgctgatgatacacagttgtatgtttcagcgaagccagaggacagacagaagcttagtaaagttgaggaatgtgtaaagaacattagacgttggatgttaactaacttccttttacttaattctgataaaacaaaaatacttttattaggcccacgtgtagctagaagtaatctttctgatcacatggttactctggatggtctttctgtttcatcatgtacagtagtaaaagaccttggtgtaattattgactccagcctatcatttgatgctcatgtagataatattactaggataggcttctttcatctcagaaatatttctaagataagaaacatattgtcactacatgatgcggaaatactagttcatgcattcgccacctctagattagattactgtaatgccttactgtctggatgttccagtaggaatataaataagctccagttagtccagaatgcagctgctagagtcctaactagaaccagaagatacgaccatatcacaccaatattatcagtactgcattggctcccagtaaaatcttgcattaactataaaatacttttattaacctgtaaagcactaaatggtctcgtgccacaatatctaagcgaccttttggttttctatgatccgccacgcctacttagatcaaaagatgcaggctatttgacggtacctcgaatagtgaaggctacagcagggggaagagctttctcttatagagatccacagttatggaacagtcttccgattagtgttcaggactcagacacagtctcagtgtttaagtctaggcttaaaacgtatttgtttactcaaataCCCTACCCTGagtagattctgttctactacttcgcagtcataataatcttttttctccccctctcctttcgccgagccccacacgaatttatggagatactagagatccagatcctttctgcctctggatggagctcaaatcttctctaattccagactgttgggactacggctgctcctaaggccatacagacttcatataaatccataatgaactttttcacactatctgttgttacccagatgaggatgggttcccttctgagtcgggttcctctcaaggtttcttcctcttaaaacatcttagggagtttttccttgccaccgtcgccactcagtggcttgcccagttgggataaattcacacctttaatatctgtataccatgttgatatttctgtaaagctgctttgagacaatgtctattgcaaaaagcgctatacaaataaaattgaattgaattgaaaaataatgtaatatattagTGCTTGCAGCTCAAATGTCAGTGTAATTGGTTTCATTTATCAACAAACTCTTGCTTaaagtgtgtgttattgtgtaaaTAGTGTTATTTCTCAAATTAGTTCATGTTAATGAGAGAAATTAGAGAAAAATGTTCCTTTTATGCTGGTTTAAGTAAAAGCAAAGGAATAGGAAAGACAAGTATCGATAATGAGACTTTATTGGTTGCATATGTGTTATAGTACCATGAAATTCTTTTTCattgcatatcccagcatgttagggtcagagcgcagggtcagccatgatacggcactcctggtgcagagagggttaagggccttgctcaaggtctgcttggcagttctggggcctgaacccctgatcttccaatcagtaacccagagccttaaccatcaaggTCAGCAATGCACTAGAACCATGAATCCATATAATCCAGTCAATAATCCAGAAACCGGACAATCCACAGCATCTTTTCTCTGGTATTTATGAAATCCAAAGCTCAAGTTCTGATTGGTTGTGTTAACAAGGAGATGGGACAATTGCCATATTTATACTATGTActaaagtatgtacttttttgtgaagaaaaagtacatacttttggttgtgttttaaaagagtacgcaagtactgggacatactgaGATGTCAAAGAATGTTGTTGCCGTAAACAAAATCCTCgctgcatttcagcttttcttcattcattactcCTTGTATAATTTATACTCTATCATTTCatttaccattcccttgatttattttttgatttacacattttatttacgcCTCTCTAAAATGAATTCGGCAACGCAAACTGTCACAAAACTCCTCTCTCGCCCAAGGAGTTATGGGAAATATTAGCTGGAAAAGTGTCTATGGATCCATGCTTCAAAAATCTACCGGAAATCttagaccatccgggtaccttcTAACTATGATCTCGGATACTATTTGGTATGGATAGTGTGCTAATTGGGACGCAGAGTGATATTCAGGAAGGATAGTATTGTGACCAGCTGCTCACCTGCAGCAGGATAGTGATTCAGGCTCTTGTGAAATGAATCGGATCATTTCATTCAGTTCACCAAGTAGATCCAAACTTCCAAACGGTTAGTTGACCATTTGACGGGTCTTCCTTGGCTAAGAGTGGATGAAATTGCTTCGTACTTCgaaacaacaaaataacaataatctGCATTGTATTtgctttaatttattaaaattactGTAAAATCAGCCAAGCAGTACAAATACGAATCCCTGTATTAAAGTTGTGCTGCTGTCTGTGCTTCATTAAGAAGATTCGTTTCTATTTATCCTCTCATTAAAATGTTCCCGAAATTAACTGCAGAAATAAAGCAGCAACACAATAAATTTAACAGAATGGGTTGTGAATGGTGAACATCATGTGTCTTATTCAgtctacactatacactgcatTACGATCAAATATGAGATGGTCCTCGTCTTAATCTAGTTCACTACATAGTGTACAGGGAAGTAACGTCACACCAGCTAAATGAAAGTGAAACTGAGTCAGTCAGAAAGCTCATCCAGCTAAAATCTTTTTACAGAAGAATATAACGGCCACACGATCTTTTAATGAGGAGTGTAAATACATTCCTGTCAAAAGGCAAGGAGAAAAGTTAAGGTAGGTGATTCTGTGAATgttccatacacacacacagagagagagagagagagagagagagagagagagagagagagagagagagagagagagagtctctaACACGGAAATGTAATCATGGGGGGAAATGCTAAAGTATCCTTACTGATATCAAATACAATGCCGTTATTATGTATCAGAAATGTGAAAGTATATTTCTTACTTAGTGATGAACCAGTGTCATTGCTTATGTATGATATACGGGAACAAAATATTTCTTGAAAAGGTTTAACAGAAGCAATAATCCTCATCACCACAACCAAGAAAAGGCAGAAGGAGAAGCATGGAGAGACCAGATTACTGTAAGTAACATACTGTAGTTTGTACATGAAAGTAAGTGAATTGTACCTACATAAACCAGTTGGTTGAAGATACAGTGAGTGTTAATAAAAgcaggtgtgatggtgtgtttgtGATACATTCGAGCTTTATTAAAGCTTTATTGTAACAGTCTAgcataatttgtgtgtgtgtatgtgtgtgtgtgtgtatgtgtgtgcgcgcatgtgtggtCTTCGGTGCTGAAGAATTATAAAGAAAGACACAGTGCTGATCAAATGGAACCTATGAGTTAAATAAAAAGACTCTGCCATAGTTTTCTTTAACCTACACTGGTGTATAAAGTGACCCTTAATAAGTTAccaaaaagatatttttttcctATCAAACCTAGTTGTGCATGACTCCAGCAGTCCCCTGTCTGAAGATCAGCTGCAGTGTTCGATCTGTCTGGATGTATTCACTGATCCAGTCACCACTCCATGTGGACACAACTTCTGCAAGAGCTGCCTTACACAGTGCTGGGAGAAGAGTCAACACTGTTACTGTCCATTATGTAAAGAGAAATTCACCAAGAGACCTGAACTGAAGATTAATATAACACTGAGAGAGGTTGCAGATCACTTCAAGAAGAAACGTGGTCCTGACAAACCTGAGGTTCTTTGTGATGCCTGCACTGGAGAGAAGCTGAAGGCCCTGAAATCCTGTCTGGATTGTGTTCTGAGTTTGTGTGAAACTCATCTAGAACCTCATAATCATGTTCCAAGACttaaaaagcacaaactaataaaccctgtggagaacctggaggactaCATATGCCAGAAACATGAGAGAGCTCTGGAGCTGTTCTGTAGAGATgatcagacgtgtgtgtgtaagttctGCACTGAAGGAGATCACAAGAATCACAACACTGTTCCTATAGAGgaggagagcagagagaggaaggTGAGAAACACTTAACGTCAGATTAACGTCCGGTTTTGCACATTCCTATAGATAATGCGAACAAATTTATCAAGAAGTAGATCAGTGGTTAAATATCTGCAGATTATCAGTTTAAATTCTAAAAAACTGTGATTAAGTTGCTGTTAAGCCTTTAGCACTCAGTTATATAGTTGGATTGTACTCTTCCCCACATGAGTCCCTGAAATGAATAAGCACAATCAACCAAAGTTAAGTAAGGAATTTACGACAAGCCattgaattattaaaaaataatacataccCCAAGGTGGAAATGCCGTTACACCTCGGGTGTGTTccatttcaaagggaactccacattgcgttagctgaacgctgtgggaagcgccctcgcgcATGACCGGCATctaaagcttgtgtaacatcatgcctgtTTATAggctgccgtgatcaggtgacgtggcaattaagcatgtctCGTGATATATAAACGACACCTATGAACTGCAatgtcagccttattatcttatattgagactgcatgtctgtcgTTTGTGTAACActcgcaaaaagactcttcatttcctctctatcttttccccaaaaaaattaaaaaatctcttttcttttctatccctttaaaaaaaaaagtgagaaaagtatgagtgagagaattcaggaagagTGTTACGCCTTATTCCCCTTTCATCATGGGGTGGAccgcacactttctgtgtgaagtatCTAGGGATGGAGCACGCCACGGGAACCCTGGAGAGGTCTGACTGCGCGcattgtgaacgccttacaattaggcagttCCGCTCgcggctcgctctcttctcagcTGAAGCGAGTCGGGTTTCAGAGActtgcggatctgggccggctgcTGCCAAGCTCCTGGGGACctcatatggatctggaagaggagctggagacgaGTGCTACTCTATCTcctgctctgtcttccgggtccggccatgaacggcatggctatttagctatgctgaaggtggaggaggcacttgcgagctacctctctacatcgacggcaggtaattaggggggccgactttgccatccaagccactgCGTAAGGCCACCATGGCGTTGGCGGACAAGGCCTATggagtagtagtcttgcttgtgggtcactgcacacaatgacagtgttgcaggcctaccaagcatacctgctgagtgagcttgacatatggcggcattcaacCAGTTCCTTTCCTGTcgtgtcgagttcacccgggcatccacgagtggagaccggaccagcactagtgtgagggagacacagaaggcaaGTACGGCAGCCCgaagacagccaggggaaccgggtggCTACAGTCACGGCCTGCTACTAAGCCTGAtgtgagaatggtcataaaggccaagcagacaaaggaggagcggtcctgaggggccgtggagggacctATCAGGGCACATGAGGTTGTTAGAGCAGTTAGCCCCCCGTACTACTGTAgagcctcccctagccaagactgtcccaagttttcagtgttctctggtcagcaagctgtcacagggcaacaaaaatctgatgctttccctccaatagaatgtggaaaagttaacgtcactaaaagatctggcagcatggaaactactgccgaatgtgtctccatgggttttgtctactgtagaaaagggataccgggtccagttcagagcacggcccccccggttcagaggtgtgctcaccacagtagtcaatACGGagcagagcccgacgttagcgcaggaagtaagatccttcttggacaaaggggccatagaacatgtaccctgttctCTATGGAAGGGAGGTTTTTAAAGCCATTattttgctgtggtataatttaaattaattacttttttaaaaatacaaataatttctAAGAATGCATTTGAAACAAAAAGTAATCTATTACTTTACATATTATATTGTCTTCTGCTCTGTCCTCAGACTCAGCTGGGGAAAACACAGACTGATGTGCAGCAGATGATTCAGGACCGACTGAAGAAGATCCAAGAGATCAAACACTCAGTAGAGCTCAGCAAAGTGTGTAGAACATGCCATgactttatagctgctacattCCTGCATACTGTGTTGTTCATTGTAGTTTCACTATTCAGTTTTATCTGGTGGAAGTGAAAATGTGTTCCTCCTTTAGAGaagcacagagaaagagaaagcagacaGTGTTGAAGTCTTCACTGCTCTGATTCGCTCCATTGAGAGAAGTCAGGCTGAGCTGCTGGAGGTGAtggaggagaagcagaaagcagcagagaggcagGCTGAAGGACTCATTAAAGAGCTGGAGCAGGAACTCACTGTGCTAAAGAGGAGAgacactgagctggagcagctctCACACACTGAGGAACATCTCCACCTCCTACAAGTCAGTGTTCCTCTCTCTGCTCACTGGCAATGCAGAACATCACAGAACAACACTCACCATGCTGAGGGATTTCTCCTTTCTCCTGCTCTACTGTAGATTTACTCCTCCATGTGCAGCCCTCCACACACCAAGAACTGGACTGAGATCAGTATTAACACTGATCTGAGTGGGGACACTGTGAGGACAGCTCTGTCTCAGCTTCAGAAGACTCTGAATGAGAAACTCACTAAAACACTCAATGACAAGTTAAAGGAAACAGGTGAGGAACTttcatatttaacaatttttagGCATAAGTCTAAAATGTGTTACATTGAAATTATCTTAAATCTAATGAAAGTGATGTTTTGTTGTGATTAGTCTCCACAGAATTGAAGAGGATTCAGCAGTATGCAGGTACAGTGAGGTTTCTGATTTCCTCtcatattaaaatgtacatatcaGCATTACACCacagacattattattattattattattattattattattattattattattattattattaactgaaTACCTCTCCAGATTAGTCCAGGAAGTCTTAAAATGTCTGTCATTAGCCTCCTCATTATAGCTCCATATTATTGCCATGCTCTAAAACTGTTAAAGCCTATTCTACTTTAGAAAGACTGATCTTCTTCTTACATTTCACTATAGTGAAGTACCCCAGAGCTCTTTTGTGTATGAACAGTCTTACTCTAGTTTACATTTTATCAAAGGTAAATGCCCTTGATCATGAAAACAgttttacacacatacatataaaatagaaaaaacTGATTGTGTCTGATGATTGTGTCATCAAATTTAGAATCTCTTCAAAGTCAGATATTCAGAATTAATGACACATTTTTAGCACAAAAGATATTTACTTTACTTCCTTCATGTTTTTCTCAATTTTGCATCCTTTCTACGTCTTTACTAAAgccacagacacacatatataaataatgcaGTATCACTATCACAAAaggaaaatgcattttaatatttcttatCTATTTCTGATCTCACCTATAAAATGTACAGCTTTTTTACAGAATTGTTTCATCACATTGTTTAATTACAGTGTCTGACAGGATGGGATGTGGGTACCATTCTAACATCCTCTATGAATAGATTAAGTAGTAATCACAGTATTTCTTGCACCTGCAGCATTACAGGatcttaaaaaataaacctcAATATCAGTCTCAGTCTGTGATTATATTGATCACAGTTCATTAAGTAAAAATCTCTGCATCCTCAGTAGTAGGCCTAAGTAACATTCTACATTTCTGAGTCAAGAATTTGGTTATACAACTGTTTagggaaacctcaatatctcatCTCAGGGTGGGCCTAGCTTCTTgcaacaaaaactgatctctagagcacattacagggtacatgtacatacagtatctcacaaaagtgagtacacccctcacatttttgtaaatatttgatgatatcttttcatgtgacaacactgaagaaatgacactttgctacaatgtaaagtagtgagtgtacagcttgtgtaacagtgtaaatttgctgtcccctcaaaataactcaacacacagccattaatgtctaaaccgctggcaacaaaagtgagtacacccctaagtgaaaatgtccaaattgagcccaattagccatttcccctccccggtgtcatgtgacttgttagtgttacaaggtctcaggtgtgaatggggagcaggtgtgttaaatttggtgtcatcgctctcacactccctcatactggtcactggaagttcaacctggcacctcatggcaaagaactctctgaggatctgaaaaaaagaattgttgctctacttaaagatggcctaggctataagaagattgccaagaccctgacactgagctgcagcacggtggccaagaccatacagcggtttaacaggacaggttccactcagaacaggcctcgccatggtcgaccaaagaagttgagtgcacgtgctcagcgtcatatccagaggttgtctttgggaaatagacgtatgagtgctgccagcattgctgcagaggttaaaagggtggggggtcagcctgtcagtgctcagaccatacgctgcacactgcatcaaattggtctgcatggctgtcgtcccagaaggaagcctcttctaaagatgatgcacaacaaagcccacaaacagtttgctgaagacaaacagactaaggacatggattactggaaccatgtcctgtggtctgatgagaccaagataaacttatttggttcagatggtggcAAGcctgtgtggcagcaaccaggtgaggagtacaaagacaagtgtgtcttgcctacagtcaagcatggtggtggaagtgtcatggtctggggctgcatgagtgctgccggcattggggagctacagttcattgagagaACCATGAAAggcaacatgtactgtgacatactgaagcagagcatgatcccctcccttcagagactgggccgcagggcagtattccagcatgataacgaccccaaacacacctccaagatgaccactgccttgctaaagaagctgagggtgaaggtgatggactaaaccctattgagcacctgtggggcatcctcaaacggaagatgtaggagcacaaggtctctaacatccaccagctccgtgatgttgtcatggaggagtggaagaggactccagtggcaacctgtgaagctcaggtgaactccatgcccaagagtgctggaaaataatggtgaataatggtggccacacaaaatattgacactttgggcccaatttggacattttcacttaggggtgtacttccttttgttgccagaggttttgacattaatggctgtgtattgagttatttttaggggagagcaaatttacactgttatccaagctgtacactcactactttacattgtagcaaagtgtcattccttcagtgttgtcacatgaaatgatataatcaaatatttacaaaaatgtgaggggtgtataaacttttgtgagatactgtatataacgaTTTTGCACTTTATGCTTATCTTGTAGTACAACAAACTTCCTGTTTGATGCTAACCACAGCCCCTTAGTAACATAAGTTTTGACTTTCACTTATCAGGCGAGAAAGTAAATGCTTGTCCCTATTTACCTGATGTCACAATATTCCTAAATGCACCCTGTTTAAATGACTGTATCAGACCTGCTAACCACATTTTGACATTGGAACTGGACCACAAAATATACACCAACAGAGCCATATGCTTTTTAAATCGGGAATGATCCAtttattaatccatccatccatccatccatcttctaccacttactccttcagggtcactgggaacctggagcctatcccaggaaacatcgggcacaaggcagggtacaccctggacagggtgccagtccatcgcagggcacaatcacatacacactcacacacccattcatatggacactatggacaatttagacacgccaatcagcctaccatgcatgtctttcgactgggggaggaaaccggaccATTTATTAATGTAAAACAAAACCTATCAATATGTTCAACTTAGCTGTCATTAAATAAGTATATacagtcatttgaaaaaatTCATACAaaccatggaaattgttgactttgttttgtttttgttttttataaacaagcatttgatcatctttgaaacagtgataattaataatgttgatatacttgaacaaaaccacaaggacgACTAGCAtttttcaacagaaatatcaatagatgtgatattcttctgtggaaaaagtaagtacacccttggcctcaaaAGCTAGAAtttccccctttagcagaaataacttcttgtaggcatttgcATAGTTGTCCACCAGGCTCTGACATCAGCTTGTTCTGACGTcagaatttttgaccactcttccatgcaatattctttcagtgcCAAGATGTTTGAGAGTTTTCCTATATGTAATgaccatttcaaatccccccacaacattttaatgggattcaaacccaagctttgactaggccattccataaccctccatttctttttttttgagccattatTTAGTGGATTTTCTTGTgtacataggatcattatcctgttgaaaggtccactttcggttcaactttgactttcagacagatggcctcacattatcttcaagcactctttgatgtgatgcagaattcatggttgaatcaatgaatgcatgctgtccagtccctgagaaaGTGAagtaaccccaaaccataacatttccatcacTGTACTTCACAGATgctatgaggtgcttctcctgaaaagctgcctttggtctgtgccaaacctGTCTGCTGTACTATGGCCAAAGAACTCtatatctttgattcatctgttcagagcacattattccaaaagacctggtctttgcctatatgctcattggcaaagtgtagtcttgcaaagtctttttcctggcacgcctcccatgcaggtcaaatttgtgcaatttctttctgattgtagaaacatgcactttgacaccaacagttgcaagacttattagcagatcctgtgatagAAATTTTaaggttcttggagacttctttttgcatcagacggtctgctcttgagctgaatttgctgggacagttAGTCCTGGaaaaattggcagtcatttgaaattttTTCTTTAGAGTGGAATGATGTAGTTCAAATAatctggagatctttttaaatcccttgccagactcagaAGCATCCACAATGATTTTTCTGAAGggcttacagaactctttagatcttggtatgatgacaccacacacctcaatagcaaagggaacaccagataCTAGATTTgagaggtataaataagacgggttacacctgcactccctaagcaggttctaatcactggcactcaatcttgaacacctgattctaatttatAGATTTTAAGGTGTCATAAATGTAAGGGTGAGCTTACTATTTTCATGTGAccgatctgtttttttgttaatgtcaattttatgtgtcatttgacaCATTTAtcaataggcactgtttcaaagaggataaaatgtttgcttgtccaaatatgtaaaaaaaaaaaaaatttaaaagccaacaatttccatggggtgtacttattttttcacatgactgtagttACCATCAGTTAACTACATTCATTAGAGAGGCTAATGAACACTGCACTGCACTTTTGAAAGAGAAAAAGCCTAagattttaaccaaaaaaattaaaggCCTAAAATGAAGTGACAACTCTAACACTAAAATACCAGCTTCCCCTAACATTTCATTAAAATCAGGGAgtaaaatgat
Protein-coding regions in this window:
- the ccdc166 gene encoding uncharacterized protein ccdc166 isoform X1, giving the protein MAPKKQKKSKASGGSKKEEDKEKEAEREAQLHREYESLTETLINLKKRKEQLRRDNEVLQREADQICMDSQEYKSYMSKRAQKRQNASVTLTDPRQQRLEELSKQREEMVEKHKEWVNGLKNDILEKETELAMLNLEITKLEDVKSLQQQQLDRIAELKEEVVTVNCHHCKTLHTLKAKSLMEKERYKAESKRMLWEVICQVNKDASVSMLSYIQQVTEENFCMYKELQQLIQRAQALRSHQQFLQTQRRQILLEKKCVQELQRLRTSTAQGGISTGVAADPAILDNNPCFD
- the LOC108267938 gene encoding E3 ubiquitin-protein ligase TRIM39, whose product is MERPDYFVHDSSSPLSEDQLQCSICLDVFTDPVTTPCGHNFCKSCLTQCWEKSQHCYCPLCKEKFTKRPELKINITLREVADHFKKKRGPDKPEVLCDACTGEKLKALKSCLDCVLSLCETHLEPHNHVPRLKKHKLINPVENLEDYICQKHERALELFCRDDQTCVCKFCTEGDHKNHNTVPIEEESRERKTQLGKTQTDVQQMIQDRLKKIQEIKHSVELSKRSTEKEKADSVEVFTALIRSIERSQAELLEVMEEKQKAAERQAEGLIKELEQELTVLKRRDTELEQLSHTEEHLHLLQIYSSMCSPPHTKNWTEISINTDLSGDTVRTALSQLQKTLNEKLTKTLNDKLKETVSTELKRIQQYAVDVTLDPDTAYPELILSADGKQVTHGDTRQDLPDTPQRFNKCVCVLGKQSFSSGRFYYEVQVRGKTAWDLGVAKESINRKGKITLRPPHGFWTVWLRNENQYMANAGPAVPLTLREKVEKVGVFVDYEEGLVSFYDVKASSHIYSFTGQSFTEKLYPYFCPYLKEGGKNSAPLIISPVIKTE